The Bacteroidota bacterium genome includes a region encoding these proteins:
- a CDS encoding MTH1187 family thiamine-binding protein produces MQNLINVSLQLIPKSKHKDSYTIVDKAIEIIQNSGIKHQVCPFETVMEGRYDKLMEIIKQIHEVCFEYGSDEIISIIKIQANRHSDVTIEDKMCKYVN; encoded by the coding sequence ATGCAAAATCTAATAAATGTAAGCCTGCAGCTTATCCCCAAATCTAAACATAAAGATTCCTATACGATAGTAGATAAAGCTATTGAGATAATCCAAAATTCAGGAATAAAACATCAGGTATGCCCATTCGAAACTGTTATGGAAGGAAGGTATGACAAGTTGATGGAAATAATAAAACAAATTCATGAAGTTTGCTTTGAATATGGTAGCGATGAAATAATTAGTATAATAAAAATTCAAGCAAATAGACATTCAGATGTTACAATTGAGGACAAAATGTGCAAGTATGTCAACTAA
- the feoB gene encoding ferrous iron transport protein B, translated as MKLATLKNSEKGIITKVRGRGAFRRRIIEMGFVKGKEVLVVKSAPLKDPIEYNIMGYEVSLRRSEANLIEVVTFEEAKELLQDNKFEGIVNGELLKHTAKEKSKIINVALVGNPNCGKTTLFNNASHSKEHVGNYSGVTVDLKSAKFELNGYTINLVDLPGTYSLTAYSPEELYVRKYILGEIPDIVINVIDGSNLERNLYLTTQLIDMDVKVVAALNMYDELQLKGAKFDYISLGKMIGIPFVPTVGSKGKGVKELFSKVIDAYEDKAAILRHIHINYGKDVENSINNIQKEINVKENYFLTDKISSRFIAIKLLEKDKTSKFSVSRCGNHDEIVSVSEQEIEKIENQFSEDSETVITDAKYGFIAGALKETYKEGFVGRRKRTEIIDTFLTHKVFGFPIFLFFLWLMFQLTFSLGKFPMNWIEQFVGLTGDTIGNIMPNGALKDLLIDGIIGGVGGVIVFLPNILILFLFISVMEDTGYMSRAAFIMDKLMHKIGLHGKSFIPLIMGFGCNVPAILATRTLENRNDRLLTMLINPFMSCSARLPVYILIIGAFFPENSGTVLFSIYTIGIFIAILMAILFKKTLFKSSDVPFVMELPPYRIPTVKTSLRHMWHKGSQYLKKMGGVILIASIIIWALGYYPRNSELTTELDTKIERTYSSFLDKEENTFNENEIIEIHSEGQNTIDSLQLIKESIQQENSYIGKIGHFIEPVMRPLGFDWKMGVSLLSGVAAKEIVVSTMGVLYQADSNLEQKLQENIYSSGEKTGQKVFSPIVAFAFLMFILLYFPCVAVIAAIKKESGSWKWAVFMIFYTTSLAWFVSFLVYQIGSLSIFN; from the coding sequence ATGAAATTAGCTACATTAAAAAATAGCGAGAAAGGGATTATAACAAAAGTCAGAGGACGCGGTGCTTTCAGGCGTAGAATAATAGAGATGGGTTTTGTTAAAGGCAAGGAGGTTTTGGTAGTGAAATCTGCTCCACTGAAAGACCCAATTGAATATAACATAATGGGCTACGAAGTTTCTCTTAGAAGAAGCGAGGCTAACTTGATAGAAGTAGTTACTTTTGAAGAAGCAAAAGAATTGCTACAAGACAATAAATTTGAAGGTATTGTAAATGGCGAACTATTAAAACATACGGCTAAGGAGAAAAGCAAAATAATTAATGTTGCATTAGTTGGAAATCCAAATTGTGGAAAAACTACTTTGTTTAATAATGCTTCTCATTCGAAAGAACATGTCGGAAATTATAGTGGGGTAACTGTCGATTTAAAATCTGCTAAATTTGAATTGAATGGTTACACTATAAATCTTGTAGATTTGCCAGGAACATACTCACTTACAGCCTATTCACCCGAAGAACTTTATGTTAGAAAATATATTCTGGGCGAGATTCCCGATATTGTAATTAATGTGATTGACGGTTCGAATCTTGAGCGAAACCTGTATTTGACAACCCAACTTATCGACATGGATGTCAAGGTGGTAGCTGCTCTGAATATGTATGACGAACTACAATTGAAAGGTGCAAAATTCGATTACATAAGTCTCGGAAAAATGATTGGAATTCCTTTTGTTCCCACAGTTGGTTCAAAAGGCAAAGGAGTTAAGGAGCTGTTTAGCAAGGTAATTGATGCCTATGAAGACAAAGCAGCCATATTACGACATATTCATATTAATTATGGAAAAGATGTTGAAAATTCTATCAATAATATTCAAAAGGAGATAAATGTTAAAGAAAATTACTTTTTAACTGATAAAATATCCTCACGATTTATTGCAATCAAACTTCTCGAAAAAGATAAAACTTCAAAATTTTCTGTGTCAAGATGTGGAAACCACGATGAAATAGTTTCTGTTTCAGAGCAGGAAATCGAAAAAATCGAAAATCAATTTAGCGAAGATAGTGAGACAGTTATTACAGATGCAAAATACGGTTTCATTGCAGGAGCCCTGAAAGAAACCTATAAAGAAGGCTTCGTAGGCCGCAGAAAAAGAACTGAAATTATTGATACTTTTTTAACACACAAAGTTTTTGGTTTCCCAATTTTTCTCTTTTTTCTATGGCTAATGTTTCAGCTTACTTTTTCTTTAGGGAAATTTCCGATGAATTGGATTGAACAGTTCGTGGGCTTAACAGGTGACACTATTGGAAATATTATGCCAAACGGAGCATTAAAAGATTTATTAATTGATGGAATAATTGGAGGAGTTGGAGGGGTAATTGTTTTTCTTCCGAATATTTTAATTCTTTTTCTTTTCATTTCAGTAATGGAAGATACCGGATATATGTCGCGTGCAGCATTTATTATGGACAAACTTATGCACAAAATTGGATTGCATGGAAAATCCTTCATCCCATTAATTATGGGTTTTGGCTGCAATGTTCCTGCAATTTTGGCAACCCGAACATTAGAAAACAGAAACGACCGGCTACTCACAATGTTGATAAATCCGTTCATGTCATGTAGTGCCAGATTACCTGTTTATATTTTAATTATAGGTGCTTTTTTTCCCGAAAATTCAGGAACAGTTCTATTTAGCATTTACACAATTGGAATTTTTATTGCAATTTTAATGGCTATACTTTTCAAAAAAACTTTGTTTAAATCTTCCGATGTTCCGTTTGTGATGGAACTTCCGCCATATAGAATACCAACTGTAAAAACCAGCCTTAGGCATATGTGGCACAAAGGCTCGCAATACCTTAAAAAAATGGGTGGTGTAATTCTCATTGCATCAATTATTATTTGGGCATTAGGCTATTATCCCAGGAATAGTGAATTGACGACAGAACTTGACACCAAAATTGAGCGAACTTATTCTTCTTTTTTAGACAAGGAAGAAAATACCTTTAATGAAAATGAGATTATTGAAATCCATAGTGAAGGACAAAACACAATTGATTCTTTGCAATTGATCAAAGAAAGTATTCAACAAGAGAATTCGTATATTGGAAAAATCGGCCATTTTATTGAACCGGTTATGAGACCTCTTGGATTTGACTGGAAAATGGGTGTAAGTTTACTTTCAGGTGTTGCAGCAAAAGAAATTGTAGTTAGCACTATGGGAGTTTTGTATCAAGCCGATTCAAATTTGGAACAAAAACTACAAGAAAACATATATTCGAGTGGAGAAAAAACCGGACAAAAAGTTTTTAGTCCAATTGTAGCTTTCGCATTTTTAATGTTCATTTTGCTATATTTTCCTTGTGTAGCAGTAATTGCGGCTATCAAAAAAGAATCTGGTAGCTGGAAATGGGCGGTTTTTATGATTTTTTATACCACAAGTTTAGCATGGTTCGTTTCATTTTTGGTATATCAAATTGGGAGTTTATCAATTTTTAATTGA